A part of Myxococcus landrumus genomic DNA contains:
- a CDS encoding DUF7481 family protein — translation MGRIYSGLVLAALWGAGCGDTTEPVATEPIARQVDGSRLKAKVVSTGDGLRWFQQIYDSQRQEPCFWQKVAPDGAYYCVKITTGQLMGVSGASQANNYSDSRCTTPLLYFSQTPAPDTLIPMGGGTCDGHQRFHSVGKVWGQSYYHREPNGDCIQDVRHANALYPVGPAVAPGDYFVRGTLQEKQGGRGIKAFVIAGEDGSESFQSLHDTTHATECTVQMASDGKFRCLPVGDPMDVSDSVSVEPTCTERAFATLFSTACTQPRFALVSDKDEACHPEISVIAVGEEVIHPYTHVGNNPTCMQFSPLPGDRYYRAGAELPARSWPEAKELDLEVHGRLTVRGMEIAGAVKIPTELFDTELGVRCTFERVPAGTLRCIPYTTSALFEAQYFADAACTTRVTSRYRTACTGDRYATRYDASGPTPGMRVYNLGPRHDGAVYVSAGIGNPPASCLEIGREPSVGFYLLGSEIDSTSFVQGTETLD, via the coding sequence ATGGGGCGCATCTATTCGGGGTTGGTATTGGCCGCACTTTGGGGTGCGGGGTGCGGAGACACGACGGAGCCCGTGGCGACGGAGCCCATCGCGCGTCAGGTGGACGGCTCGCGGCTCAAGGCCAAGGTCGTCTCCACGGGCGATGGCCTGCGCTGGTTCCAGCAGATCTACGACAGCCAGCGACAGGAGCCTTGTTTCTGGCAGAAGGTGGCGCCCGACGGCGCCTACTACTGCGTGAAAATCACCACGGGCCAGCTCATGGGCGTCAGCGGGGCCAGCCAGGCCAACAACTACTCCGACTCCCGCTGCACCACCCCTCTGCTCTACTTCAGCCAGACGCCGGCCCCCGACACCCTCATCCCGATGGGGGGTGGAACCTGCGATGGGCATCAACGCTTCCACTCCGTGGGGAAGGTCTGGGGACAGAGCTACTACCATCGGGAACCGAACGGAGATTGCATCCAGGACGTGCGCCACGCCAACGCCCTGTACCCCGTGGGGCCCGCGGTGGCACCCGGCGACTACTTCGTTCGTGGAACCCTTCAGGAGAAACAAGGCGGCAGGGGCATCAAGGCCTTCGTCATCGCGGGAGAGGATGGGTCGGAGAGCTTCCAATCCCTCCACGACACCACCCACGCGACGGAGTGTACTGTCCAGATGGCGAGTGACGGGAAGTTTCGCTGCTTGCCCGTCGGCGACCCCATGGATGTGAGCGACTCCGTCTCGGTGGAGCCGACCTGCACCGAGCGCGCGTTCGCGACGTTGTTCAGCACAGCCTGCACGCAGCCTCGCTTCGCGCTGGTATCCGACAAGGATGAGGCATGCCATCCGGAGATCTCGGTCATCGCTGTCGGCGAGGAGGTCATCCATCCCTATACGCACGTTGGAAACAACCCCACCTGCATGCAGTTCTCCCCCCTGCCAGGGGACCGCTACTACCGGGCGGGTGCTGAACTTCCCGCCAGGAGCTGGCCCGAGGCCAAGGAGCTCGACCTCGAGGTTCATGGCCGACTCACCGTGCGAGGCATGGAGATCGCCGGAGCGGTGAAGATACCCACGGAGCTCTTCGATACCGAGCTGGGTGTCCGCTGCACCTTCGAGCGAGTCCCAGCAGGCACACTCCGGTGCATCCCATACACCACCTCCGCGCTCTTCGAGGCCCAGTACTTCGCGGACGCGGCTTGCACGACTCGGGTCACTTCCAGGTATCGCACGGCCTGCACCGGCGACCGCTATGCCACCCGCTACGACGCTTCGGGTCCCACGCCCGGAATGCGGGTCTACAATCTGGGGCCACGACACGACGGCGCCGTCTATGTCAGCGCAGGCATCGGGAACCCGCCAGCCTCATGTCTAGAGATTGGAAGAGAGCCTTCGGTCGGCTTCTACCTGCTCGGGTCGGAAATCGACTCCACGTCGTTTGTCCAAGGAACCGAAACATTGGACTGA
- a CDS encoding WD40 repeat domain-containing protein codes for MRRIGIAAVLALTTLGACSKDSQPEAPPVSSAGAFRPCGAIGTGALAASALSPDGSVLVTATLAGQLILYRHSDGTRLNTLWDLPGQQVGVSFTRNGDLLVAASQTETRVWRFPDLAPVRTFTRPHTDRTTAVAISPDGAWVATGGFDTNSDAATVRIWSMADGSQAGVWMERYEPIIHSLAFSPDGASLAIAANRDAWVVRVPDAAQPRTLFALARGQISWSADGRLVAAGGSVVKVDTGEAVKSLPSSERLDVSTFSPDGSLYVEAAEAGALKVYRTSDWTTPPQVIPPQGRGRPSRVAFNADNTELIVDLGVSHFECNGTGQACGTWGNDVVTHSLQTPGASRILAMGPQMSGPLTLSPDGSHLAATTREVVNLWKTSDLSAVTAPSFPGVPWRLQLSPDMDRMLVNEFILDMATGQELPLPQAHALSPDFTVFVQFDLEENQLLLHDVATGKRLKEIDVTGRVVRGFSPDGRRLAVVNNRNIDGFQLEVVDVARGKVSHTFPLEPTAGVYGIQFSPDGRWLSSAGQSSSPIVQVLGLRGQPRVWLPAGTTAAFSPDSTVLATGNTDAEVQLWRTSDFTVREKLLGHGRAAGQEPFPRAIESVAFARTGQLVTLGADRTLRIWCSQ; via the coding sequence TTGAGACGCATTGGCATCGCCGCGGTCCTCGCCCTGACGACCCTCGGAGCCTGTTCCAAAGACAGCCAGCCCGAGGCGCCTCCCGTGTCGAGCGCGGGTGCATTCCGGCCCTGTGGCGCCATCGGAACAGGAGCCCTCGCGGCGTCTGCCTTGTCGCCAGATGGCTCCGTCCTGGTCACGGCCACCCTGGCGGGCCAGCTCATTCTCTACCGGCATTCGGATGGGACCCGGCTGAACACCCTCTGGGACCTGCCGGGCCAGCAGGTGGGCGTGTCGTTCACCCGGAACGGCGACCTCCTCGTGGCGGCCAGCCAGACGGAGACCCGCGTGTGGCGCTTCCCGGACCTGGCGCCTGTCCGGACCTTCACGCGGCCGCACACGGACCGGACGACGGCCGTGGCCATCTCGCCGGACGGTGCGTGGGTCGCGACCGGAGGGTTCGATACGAACAGCGACGCCGCCACTGTGCGCATCTGGAGCATGGCGGACGGAAGCCAGGCGGGGGTCTGGATGGAGCGCTACGAGCCCATCATCCACTCGCTGGCCTTCTCCCCGGATGGCGCCTCGCTGGCCATCGCGGCGAATCGTGACGCGTGGGTCGTTCGAGTTCCGGACGCCGCCCAGCCGCGCACCCTCTTCGCGCTCGCCCGGGGGCAGATCTCCTGGTCCGCGGATGGAAGGCTCGTGGCCGCTGGAGGCTCGGTGGTGAAGGTGGACACCGGCGAGGCGGTCAAGTCTCTGCCGTCTTCCGAGCGCCTCGACGTGAGCACCTTCTCCCCGGATGGCAGCCTCTACGTGGAGGCCGCCGAGGCGGGGGCCCTCAAGGTCTACCGCACGTCGGACTGGACGACGCCGCCGCAGGTCATCCCCCCACAAGGCAGAGGCCGTCCAAGCCGTGTGGCCTTCAACGCGGACAACACCGAGCTCATCGTCGACCTGGGCGTGAGCCACTTCGAATGCAATGGCACCGGGCAAGCGTGCGGCACCTGGGGGAACGATGTCGTCACCCACTCCCTCCAGACCCCAGGAGCCTCGCGCATCCTCGCCATGGGCCCGCAGATGAGCGGCCCGTTGACGCTCTCTCCGGATGGCTCGCACCTCGCGGCCACCACGAGGGAGGTCGTGAACCTCTGGAAGACCTCGGACCTGAGCGCAGTTACGGCGCCCTCCTTCCCTGGCGTTCCCTGGCGCCTCCAGCTCAGCCCGGACATGGACCGGATGCTGGTGAATGAGTTCATCCTGGACATGGCCACCGGACAGGAACTGCCGCTCCCGCAGGCCCATGCCCTCTCCCCCGACTTCACGGTGTTCGTCCAGTTCGACCTCGAGGAGAACCAGCTCCTGCTGCACGACGTCGCGACCGGCAAGCGCCTCAAGGAAATCGACGTGACGGGCCGGGTCGTTCGCGGCTTCTCCCCGGACGGACGACGCCTCGCCGTCGTCAACAACCGCAACATCGACGGCTTCCAGCTCGAGGTCGTGGACGTCGCGAGAGGCAAGGTCAGCCACACCTTCCCGCTGGAGCCCACCGCGGGCGTATACGGCATCCAGTTCTCACCGGACGGACGGTGGCTCTCCAGCGCGGGGCAGTCCTCCTCCCCGATCGTCCAGGTCCTGGGCCTGCGGGGCCAGCCTCGCGTGTGGCTCCCGGCCGGCACCACCGCAGCCTTTTCGCCTGACAGCACCGTGCTGGCCACGGGAAATACCGATGCCGAGGTGCAGCTCTGGCGGACCTCTGACTTCACCGTTCGCGAGAAGCTGCTCGGCCACGGAAGGGCGGCCGGCCAGGAGCCGTTTCCTCGGGCCATCGAGTCCGTCGCCTTCGCGCGCACAGGGCAGCTCGTGACGCTGGGCGCAGACCGGACCCTCCGCATCTGGTGCTCCCAGTAG
- a CDS encoding DUF7481 family protein: MDFNASTPWESSGDGSESFQSLQDTIHDTECTVRLARDGKFRCLPSGESTGTLSSARVDPACSERAIVTTTPLFCTPPRFAVYATPEEQCLSGMHVSAVGEEVTQIHLPPGEVRSTCEPRPAVTSDARYYREGAVLPSTNWPEAKEVDLQSHGRLTLRGVELGGGVKLPRQIFDTQLGTPCTFRPDPTGTLRCYPSPHFIDLSPPYFAEAACTTRVAAVHSSSCTVGGYAVYPDDSQGLPQKNHAYHLGPKHEGPLYSGRPGACRELGWMPEKPMYVVGAEIEATSLVEGTASMN; the protein is encoded by the coding sequence ATGGACTTCAACGCTTCCACGCCGTGGGAGAGTTCTGGGGATGGCTCGGAGAGCTTCCAGTCCCTCCAGGACACCATCCACGACACGGAGTGCACCGTTCGCCTGGCGCGTGACGGGAAGTTCCGCTGCTTGCCGTCCGGCGAATCGACGGGGACGCTCTCCTCCGCAAGGGTGGACCCGGCGTGCAGCGAGCGCGCCATCGTGACGACCACGCCCCTGTTCTGCACCCCGCCACGCTTCGCGGTGTATGCCACTCCGGAAGAGCAGTGCCTTTCGGGGATGCATGTCTCCGCGGTCGGAGAGGAGGTCACGCAAATCCATCTCCCTCCGGGTGAAGTGAGGTCCACGTGCGAGCCGAGACCTGCCGTGACCTCGGACGCTCGCTACTACCGGGAGGGCGCGGTGCTCCCCTCAACGAACTGGCCCGAGGCGAAGGAGGTCGACCTCCAGTCTCATGGTCGGCTCACCCTGCGCGGGGTGGAGCTGGGCGGCGGGGTGAAGTTGCCCAGGCAGATCTTCGACACGCAATTGGGGACACCGTGCACGTTCAGGCCAGACCCCACGGGAACACTCCGCTGCTATCCGAGCCCCCACTTTATCGACCTCAGTCCCCCCTATTTCGCGGAGGCCGCATGCACGACGCGGGTGGCGGCGGTCCACTCCTCGTCCTGCACGGTCGGCGGATACGCCGTCTACCCGGATGACTCGCAAGGGCTTCCACAGAAGAACCACGCCTACCACCTGGGCCCGAAGCACGAAGGTCCGCTCTACTCCGGCCGGCCAGGCGCGTGTCGTGAGCTGGGGTGGATGCCGGAAAAGCCCATGTATGTCGTTGGGGCTGAAATCGAGGCGACGTCGCTGGTAGAGGGCACGGCATCGATGAACTGA
- a CDS encoding tetratricopeptide repeat protein, with amino-acid sequence MGSSPPPDFEDARARLMRRAIWLPLLLVALAHANAVFGTFVWDDHSLIEEQALVRVLAPLPDYFTRMFWSDSMSVSSGYYRPLVTLGYAVEYALWGGAAEGFHLTNLLLHLGVVAWVFLLCRRGGASPLGAAVGAAAFGLFPRLTESVAWISGRTDVLAAFFMLAALLVYQSTQARRRWLSGGLLLLGLLCKEVAVAGILGLAVWELRAVRARERTGGQALRNLLPMAVALAAYAVLRLNALRSDVRALDGGVSAGLSLGERALAALAAVGHYAVMMVDALRPRLQMGVVGEAPLPWVLLGATVLVAGVLLAWRWGGRLSALSQAALASGALALALVLHLIPLGIHTLASDRFLYVPVAMLAIALAAPIEHAARARPKFAGAVAGGVLVAFAGATHLRNRDWMDEMRLWRVAERVSGPEDAFIQQQLGGLYMNVHRYDDALVHLQNSVRTQSRLTGAKGYNNLALCLTKLGRHEEAITLFEEMVKQQPGYHRGHLNLAMTLARAGRFDAALLRLQELQALTPGDTVIPELRALFERARDTVAKLPTKRPGGEEPAAVAEARARMYQELGAPHEAATSWEAVLSAPDATPEQRMHAVGFLVFEGNLGRARAALDGMRRAQPGDERLILLEEALASRSSLDLSRME; translated from the coding sequence ATGGGTTCCTCGCCGCCCCCTGACTTCGAAGACGCGCGTGCCCGGCTGATGCGCCGGGCGATATGGCTGCCGCTGCTCCTCGTGGCGCTCGCCCATGCCAACGCGGTGTTCGGCACGTTCGTCTGGGACGACCACTCGCTCATCGAGGAGCAGGCGCTGGTGCGCGTGCTGGCGCCGCTGCCGGACTACTTCACGCGCATGTTCTGGAGCGACTCGATGAGCGTCTCCAGCGGCTATTACCGGCCGCTCGTGACGCTGGGGTACGCCGTGGAGTACGCGCTGTGGGGCGGCGCCGCCGAGGGCTTCCATCTGACGAACCTGCTGCTCCACCTCGGTGTCGTGGCGTGGGTGTTCCTCCTGTGCCGACGTGGAGGTGCCTCCCCCCTGGGCGCGGCCGTGGGCGCGGCGGCCTTCGGACTCTTTCCCAGGCTGACCGAGTCCGTGGCGTGGATTTCCGGACGCACCGATGTCCTGGCCGCCTTCTTCATGCTGGCCGCGCTGCTCGTCTATCAGTCGACCCAGGCTCGTCGGCGCTGGCTGTCGGGAGGACTGCTGCTCCTGGGACTCCTCTGCAAGGAGGTGGCGGTGGCCGGGATTCTCGGGCTCGCGGTCTGGGAGCTGCGTGCCGTGCGCGCTCGGGAGCGAACCGGGGGACAGGCCCTGCGCAACCTGCTGCCCATGGCGGTGGCGCTCGCGGCCTATGCCGTGCTCCGGCTGAACGCGTTGCGCTCCGACGTGCGCGCGCTCGATGGCGGCGTGAGCGCGGGATTGTCCCTGGGCGAGCGTGCACTCGCCGCGCTCGCGGCGGTGGGCCACTACGCGGTGATGATGGTGGACGCGCTCCGCCCCCGGCTCCAGATGGGAGTCGTGGGAGAAGCGCCCCTCCCGTGGGTCCTGCTCGGCGCGACGGTCCTCGTCGCGGGAGTCCTCCTGGCGTGGCGATGGGGAGGAAGACTGTCTGCATTGTCCCAGGCCGCGCTGGCGTCGGGCGCGCTCGCGCTGGCGCTGGTCCTGCACCTGATTCCGCTGGGAATCCACACGCTGGCGTCGGACCGCTTTCTCTACGTTCCGGTGGCGATGCTGGCAATCGCACTCGCCGCTCCCATCGAGCACGCCGCGCGAGCACGTCCCAAGTTCGCCGGAGCCGTGGCAGGCGGAGTCCTGGTCGCCTTCGCGGGGGCCACGCACCTGCGCAACCGGGACTGGATGGATGAGATGCGGCTGTGGCGCGTGGCCGAGCGGGTCTCCGGTCCGGAGGACGCGTTCATCCAGCAGCAGCTCGGTGGGCTCTACATGAACGTGCACCGGTACGACGACGCGCTCGTCCACCTCCAGAACTCGGTGCGCACCCAGAGCCGGCTGACAGGTGCAAAGGGTTACAACAACCTGGCCCTGTGCCTCACGAAGCTCGGCCGGCACGAGGAAGCCATCACCTTGTTCGAGGAGATGGTGAAGCAGCAGCCCGGCTACCACCGAGGACACCTCAACCTCGCCATGACGCTGGCGAGGGCGGGACGCTTCGACGCGGCCCTCCTCCGGCTCCAGGAGCTCCAAGCCCTGACGCCGGGCGACACCGTCATCCCCGAGCTTCGCGCGCTGTTCGAGCGTGCGCGTGACACCGTGGCGAAGCTGCCCACGAAGCGCCCCGGTGGCGAGGAGCCCGCCGCGGTCGCGGAGGCACGGGCCCGGATGTACCAGGAGCTCGGAGCCCCTCACGAGGCGGCGACGAGCTGGGAAGCCGTGTTGAGCGCTCCCGACGCGACTCCCGAGCAGCGCATGCACGCGGTGGGCTTCCTCGTGTTCGAGGGGAACCTGGGCCGAGCGCGAGCGGCGCTCGATGGGATGCGGCGCGCGCAGCCAGGAGATGAGCGCTTGATTCTTCTCGAGGAAGCACTCGCCTCGCGTTCGTCCTTGGACCTGTCTCGGATGGAATGA
- a CDS encoding bifunctional metallophosphatase/5'-nucleotidase: MLSALLAACASTPPAPEAAPQVPPPARSSAAEAAPEPLRITVVGTNDLHGWVMPSRATLPNGAAVEQGGLAAFAGYLRILRAENPDGVLLLDGGDLFQGTLASNLTEGAVVIDAMNTLGYSASALGNHEFDFGPAGPLSVGIDGEDPFGALKARIAQAKFPIMGVNVTDSQTGVVPTWLGNDGTLLVERRGVRIGIMGLATPHTPQVTNPVNVASLRFAPLAPVALATAQALRARGAEVVIAVAHAGAVCKRHDNPRDASSCDRADSEMVELLEELPEGTLDAVVAGHTHQPVGHFIRGTPVIETSGKGRAFGLVDLYVDPVTRKVLPERSKLEGSIPVCVRVDSTVGTCDERKLKDTKQVELAPATFRGQPVVVDAAMEAQLTQALAQVEEMQRRPLGVRVPETLTRNYEAESPLGSVLSDALREVSKSDIALLNSGGLRAELPAGELTYGALFEVLPFDNTIAVLTVSTEELKRLLEAAYSRKGIYQVSGLKVRVETCNGVSKLASVTLANGKPLPAHKRFRVAMPDFLARGGGGLDDVLKTLAPESIDLGERQALTLRDGLIAHWKARGKALVAPAPGRLVRITGAASCPKAPAGDAGKTSSK, from the coding sequence TTGCTGTCCGCCCTCCTCGCCGCCTGTGCCTCCACGCCCCCCGCGCCGGAGGCCGCTCCCCAGGTGCCGCCGCCCGCGCGCTCGAGCGCCGCGGAAGCCGCGCCGGAGCCCCTCCGCATCACGGTGGTAGGCACCAACGACTTGCACGGCTGGGTCATGCCCTCCCGCGCCACGCTGCCCAACGGCGCGGCGGTGGAGCAAGGTGGACTGGCCGCGTTCGCGGGCTACCTGCGCATCCTGCGGGCGGAGAACCCGGACGGCGTGCTGCTCCTGGACGGAGGCGACCTCTTCCAGGGCACGCTCGCCTCCAACCTCACCGAGGGGGCGGTGGTCATCGACGCGATGAACACGCTGGGCTACTCGGCCTCCGCGCTCGGCAACCACGAGTTCGACTTCGGGCCCGCGGGGCCGCTGTCGGTGGGGATTGACGGGGAGGACCCGTTCGGTGCGCTCAAGGCGCGCATCGCGCAGGCGAAGTTCCCCATCATGGGCGTCAACGTCACCGACAGCCAGACGGGCGTGGTGCCCACGTGGCTGGGCAACGACGGCACGCTGCTGGTGGAGCGGCGCGGGGTGCGCATCGGCATCATGGGGCTGGCGACGCCCCACACGCCGCAGGTGACCAACCCCGTGAATGTGGCGAGCCTGCGCTTCGCCCCCCTGGCTCCGGTGGCGCTCGCCACGGCCCAGGCGCTGCGCGCGCGCGGCGCCGAGGTGGTGATCGCGGTGGCGCACGCGGGCGCGGTGTGCAAGCGGCACGACAACCCTCGTGATGCCTCCTCGTGCGACCGGGCAGACAGCGAGATGGTGGAGCTGCTGGAGGAGCTGCCGGAGGGGACGCTGGACGCGGTGGTGGCCGGGCACACGCACCAGCCCGTGGGTCACTTCATCCGGGGCACGCCGGTCATCGAGACGTCGGGCAAGGGCCGCGCCTTCGGACTCGTGGACCTCTACGTGGACCCGGTGACGCGCAAGGTGCTGCCCGAGCGCAGCAAGCTGGAGGGCTCCATCCCGGTGTGCGTGCGCGTGGACTCAACCGTGGGCACGTGTGATGAGCGGAAGCTGAAGGACACGAAGCAGGTGGAGCTGGCGCCCGCCACCTTCCGGGGACAGCCGGTGGTGGTCGACGCGGCGATGGAGGCGCAGCTCACGCAGGCGCTCGCCCAGGTGGAGGAGATGCAGCGGCGGCCGCTGGGGGTGCGTGTTCCGGAGACGCTCACGCGCAACTACGAGGCGGAGAGCCCGCTGGGGAGCGTGCTGTCGGACGCGCTGCGGGAGGTCTCCAAGTCGGACATCGCCCTGCTCAACAGCGGCGGCCTGCGCGCGGAGCTGCCCGCGGGTGAGCTCACCTACGGCGCGCTCTTCGAGGTGCTGCCGTTCGACAACACCATCGCGGTGCTGACGGTGTCGACGGAGGAGCTGAAGCGGCTGCTGGAGGCGGCCTATTCGCGCAAGGGCATCTACCAGGTGTCGGGCCTGAAGGTGCGCGTCGAGACGTGCAACGGCGTGTCGAAGCTGGCCTCCGTCACCCTGGCGAACGGCAAGCCGCTGCCGGCCCACAAGCGCTTCCGGGTGGCCATGCCGGACTTCCTCGCGCGGGGCGGTGGCGGACTGGATGATGTGCTCAAGACGCTGGCGCCGGAGAGCATCGACCTGGGTGAGCGTCAGGCGCTCACGCTGCGCGACGGGCTCATCGCGCACTGGAAGGCGCGGGGCAAGGCGCTGGTGGCGCCCGCGCCCGGCCGGCTCGTGCGTATCACCGGAGCGGCCAGCTGCCCCAAGGCCCCGGCCGGCGACGCGGGCAAGACCTCGTCGAAGTAG
- a CDS encoding terpene synthase family protein, with protein sequence MAPLTAHQGLSLYCPIPPAIHPRAEAVEALTQEWTARQRLYVDKRGLLRLSRLRAGEFVSRIMPTGSEAALQVAVDFFVWLFAFDDAFCDEDAFGQPPHDMAVYAGLLGHLLDSPHTRILPEDPFAQSLRGLHQRLVRHASPVQLHRWSDAVRGYLHGQVWEAANREAQRVCDLDTYIVLRLYSGAVMACPTLIDVVNGQELPTEELSRPLVRAATEVAATLVIWDNDLISHQKELRTRSELHNLLTVLMHARRCSESEARQEALRMRDALMALFLRLLAQGQVEASRPLSMYLKGLGHFVRANIDWSNVSGRYFDPDLRAPTDSVMACEAPPRDSMTLEPLPIPSVQWWWEALSPEK encoded by the coding sequence ATGGCCCCCCTGACGGCGCATCAAGGATTGTCACTCTATTGCCCCATCCCTCCCGCGATTCATCCCCGGGCGGAAGCCGTGGAGGCCCTGACGCAGGAATGGACGGCACGCCAACGCCTCTACGTCGACAAGCGCGGGCTGCTGCGCCTCTCCCGACTCCGAGCCGGAGAGTTCGTCTCACGCATCATGCCGACGGGTTCCGAAGCGGCGCTGCAAGTGGCCGTCGACTTCTTCGTCTGGCTCTTCGCGTTCGATGATGCCTTCTGCGACGAAGACGCCTTCGGACAACCTCCCCATGACATGGCGGTCTACGCGGGCTTGTTGGGGCACCTGCTGGACTCGCCCCACACACGGATTCTCCCCGAGGACCCCTTTGCCCAGAGTCTGCGAGGACTCCATCAGCGACTGGTTCGTCACGCGAGCCCCGTGCAGCTTCATCGCTGGTCCGACGCCGTCCGAGGTTATCTGCACGGCCAGGTCTGGGAGGCCGCCAACCGCGAGGCTCAACGCGTCTGCGACCTCGATACGTACATCGTGCTCCGGCTCTACAGCGGCGCGGTGATGGCGTGCCCCACGCTCATCGACGTCGTCAACGGACAGGAATTGCCCACCGAGGAACTGTCGCGGCCCCTGGTTCGCGCCGCGACGGAAGTCGCCGCGACCCTCGTCATCTGGGACAACGACCTCATCTCCCACCAGAAGGAGCTGCGGACCCGCAGCGAGCTGCACAACCTCCTCACCGTGTTGATGCACGCGCGGAGATGCTCGGAGAGCGAAGCCAGGCAAGAAGCCTTGAGGATGCGCGACGCGTTGATGGCGCTGTTCCTGCGGCTCCTGGCCCAAGGACAAGTTGAAGCCAGCCGCCCGCTGTCGATGTACCTGAAGGGACTGGGGCACTTCGTGCGCGCGAACATCGACTGGAGCAACGTCTCCGGCCGCTACTTCGACCCCGACCTCCGCGCCCCCACGGACAGCGTCATGGCTTGCGAGGCCCCCCCGAGGGACTCCATGACCTTGGAGCCGCTGCCCATCCCCTCGGTTCAGTGGTGGTGGGAAGCCCTGTCGCCAGAGAAGTGA